ACTACATCCAAACCAAAACAAAAAACTGGAATCGCAGTCTATTTCAGTTTCTTGCTTGATTTGGTACTGCAGCCAGTTCAACTCCAAAGGGCTCAATAAAGACACCCAACCAGAGCCTAATCTTTTGGCCATGTTTTACGAGTTGTGGAATTGTGATATTTACTTGTTGTTGGTATGCGAAGGTTGGCTGTGGACAGGAATCCCAAAGGAAACCAGTTGGGACATGTCGATGGCCGCGTTGGAGGAGCGTCTGCGACAGGAGAAGGTGAAGAAGTTTGAGGATTTCGTTGACCGACGGCTCAAGCCTGATCTTGTGAATGCCATTGCCCAGCGCGATAACTTGTTCCAGCAGCAAAAGACCTTGTAAGCTCTCATCGTATTCCTTTCTGCTGCAATTGTACTGAACTATGTAGGTCTCTTGCTTCCAATGGTTCATATATCTGGCAATATTGCTCATTCTGATGGTTTATGTTTTTGTTGATTGGTTGCAGCTTGGATTTGAAGCGAAATATTGAAAATTTGGAAAAGAATGGTGTAACCAGCATGCGATCCATGGTCAATATTGGCTCTGAGGTGTACATGCAGGCAGAAGTGTAAGCATCCTTTCACCCTACACTGCCTCAAATTCTGAAGTTCTTGCCTTTGCTGTTTCACTTCTCGACCCAGAGTAGACATATTTTCAACATAGTAGTGGGTTACTGGGTTTGATTTGACATTTGTCAATTAGACAAAATTCTTGTGTAAAAAAAAAACTCATTCTGGACTCTGCTCTATCTCACATTCTCTGTAATCTCTAGAAAGGAACTGCTCTATCCTTTATCTAATGTAAGTCATTGACCATCAAATAAAATTCAACCTTATTAGAGTATGTGGTTTGTGTTATGAATGGACGTTGTAGTGCTATTGGGCCAAAGGGCCAGAATATATGAAGTACATATGCAAAGAGAATCCTATAAGAGTGGGTGGTTTGTACTGTCTAAAATTAAGGGCAAGAGATACTAAATTACTCATCCAATAATTTGAGTGTGCATTTCAACTGGAGTTCTTGATGAAACTTTGCAGTAGAAGGGTAGACATGAGAAAGGTGTTCTATACCCTTTCGTTTGTTTCCGTAGGGTTCACTTTCCTCATAGAAAGGTGTTTGCATATGGAGACAGTATAATGAACTGTTTAGATTACTGTGCACTACATAATAAAGTAGAAAGAAGGTCATTGGTCATTAGACAGCATAGCGAGCGAATGTGAAACTTGCTTTGATATGCTTCATCATTTCAACTCCTTCCTTAACTGGCCTTCTTGAACAAGCTGTTAGGTTAACATTTAAAGGTTGGAATAACTCTAGGATATTATTAATTTCCTGTTTGAAACCTACGCTTTCATGCCTCCAGTAAATTTTCTTGAACTGTTGAGATTAATTGTTGCCCTTATTCTGTGATTATTCCTACAGGCCAGACACGAGACACATTTTTGTGGACATTGGTCTTGGTTTTCATGTGGAATTTACATGGCAAGAAGCTCTGCAGTTTATTTCTGTAAGAGAAGCAAGGTTGGCGAGGTAACTCATTTTGAACATTTGAATTTCAGATCCTGCTTCACAGCAATATTTATAAGGCATGAAGAATTATTCTTCTGGTGCTTTATGCCCTGTTTGACACAGTTTTGCATATATAGTAATATATACTTACTTTTGCCGGGTTATTAACTTATTACACTTGGTAGAGCATGCTGGTAGAGCTAaagtgtttttttttcttttgagcaAAGGTGATATTCTTGAGCATTGTGGACTCTTTCATCTCTAGATAGTTTCTGTACACTTATTCTAGGTATTTTAATTTGTTGGAGCTTGATGCTCACTCAGGCATCAAATGCTGAGTAGAACTCGCTTATTTGACATCAGCAATAAGGGACAATGTACATAGTCAAAGCTGATTCTTGTGTGCTTCTGATCTGCATCTAATATtcaattccatatgcaccttcagAATATGAAGATAACCTGTAGCGGTAACATCATATGTGGTTGGTATTATTATTTATATCCAGACTTATGGTAATTAGCCACGTGTGTGGCTCATAATATAGAAAGATATAGTGCACTTCTCAACCCTGGAGGTGAAAGTTCATTTTTCGACCTTGAACTCTAAAACTGTTTGAAATGTAAACCTTGAACTATGGAAAAAGTTCAGTTTTCACCCTCTGGCGGTTTCACAGATGGATGCCATGTGTCCACCACCTCGCTGCCATGCCAACCAGTTTCATTTTTAATCCGTTTCCAACACCTTCTGTAGTCATTTATAACATATTTGTGTGAAAGTTTTCGATCCAATGATGAAGGTTTTAGATCTCGTTGTATTTGTTTGTTCATGGCAGTGACATGCCATAGATATCTCGCTCTTTAATCGGTTTATGTGTATTGCTATAGATCTATCTATATGTCGATTATGTCCATCCGGTTACGTATGCTGGCATGCTTGCTTTGCAGCTGTGTGTACTGTTCTTGCGTGTACTACAGGGATGGTCGTTATTGATGTTGGGCCCCTCGACGACATTCATATGCATGCTgttgtaacttctatttttgtggtttgaaattAACTCACATATTTATGATGTGAAGTTTTTCATGTTTACAGTCAAATAGATGAGTACACACACCTTATCGCAGGCATAAAAGCACAGATCAAGATGGTACGTACAATAAATTAGGTGTTTCGTTCATGTAGTACATGATGTAAGGTCTATAGCATTATCTGCTTATATGTTACCCTCTCCCATTGTTCAAATGCAGGTATGTGAAGGTATCCGCGAACTCCTGCAGATACCAGCAGAGTGAGCGACCCAGAGATACACACCACAACCTGAGGCTGAGAGGTGCTTGGTAGAGAA
This region of Lolium perenne isolate Kyuss_39 chromosome 2, Kyuss_2.0, whole genome shotgun sequence genomic DNA includes:
- the LOC127333863 gene encoding uncharacterized protein, which produces MSMAALEERLRQEKVKKFEDFVDRRLKPDLVNAIAQRDNLFQQQKTFLDLKRNIENLEKNGVTSMRSMVNIGSEVYMQAEVPDTRHIFVDIGLGFHVEFTWQEALQFISVREARLASQIDEYTHLIAGIKAQIKMVCEGIRELLQIPAE